Below is a window of Aggregicoccus sp. 17bor-14 DNA.
AGTGAACCGCGGTGACCTCTGCTGGATTGCTCCAGACGACTCACGAGGCCCCGCGCCCGAGTACTCGCATCCGCACGTCGTGGTGCAGGACGACGTCTTCAACCACTCACGCATCACGACGGTGGTCGTCTGCGCGCTGACGTCGAACCTGCACCGCATGACGGAGCCGGGGAACGTCCTGCTCGAGCCGGGCGAGGGGGGGCTCGCGAAGCAGAGCGTGATCGTGGTGTCGCAGATCTCCTCGGTGGAGAAGAGCCGGCTGGGCGAGCGCATCGGCTCGCTGTCGCAGGAGCGTGTGGACCAGATTCTCGCGGGCCTCCGCTTCCAGCAGGCGTCGTTCTTCGGGCGGTAGCGCCCTTCAGCGCTGAAGCCGCGCGAAGTCATCCCTCACCCTCTCCCAGAGGGAGAGGGGACGGCTTCGCTCACTGAGAAGAATGGAAGTGAGGCTCAGTAGGCGAGCGCCCAGCGCTGCAGCAGCGCGTCCTGGAGCGCGCGCGCCTGGCTCATCCACGCGTCCGCAGCCTTCTCGCGCCCCTCCTGCTCCTTGAGGTTCGCCACCGGCCGCGCGCGCTGCGCATCGCGCTGCGCGAGGTCCGAGACCAGGATGCAGAAGAGCAGCTCGCGCCCCGAGGGCGTGAAGAGGTGCCCCACCATGCCGCTCGCGTAGTCCATGCTCCCGGTCTTCGCCCACACGTTGAAGGCCGTCTCCGGCTGCGTGAGCCTCCCCGCGAGGGTGCCGCTCCACCCGCCCACCGGCAGCAGGGTGAAGAAGGGCCGGCCATAGGTGCGGGTGTGGCGCCGCGCGTACTCCAGCGCCTGCACCAGCTGCCGCGGCGTGGCGCGGCTCTTCGCGTTCAGCCCCGAGCCGTTCTGCAGGCTGAAGCCCTCCCAGTTGCCCTGGGGCACGCGCGCGCGCCACCACGCCGCGAGCGCCTCGCCGGCCGCCGGCAGCGGCACCGCCTTGCCCGTGAGCTGGCGCGCGGTGGACATCAGGAGCAGCTCCGCCATCGCGTTGTTGCTCGGCAGCAGCGTCGCCTCGGCCTCGTCGATCAACGGCGGGCCGCGCTGCGTGGAGATGGGCAGCGCCCCCTTTGCGGGCACCAGCCCCTGCGCGGGCTCGGGCAGCGTCACCCCGGCCTGCGCCGCGAAGCGCCGCAGCGCCACGGCCGCCCACGCGCTCGGCGCGCGCAGGGGCACGCGGCGCTCGCCGCTGGGCGGCAGGTCCTGCGAGAGCAGCCAGCCCTCGGGCGCGGGCGCGCGGTGCAGCCCCACGCCGTCGTCCGGGCCCGGGTACACGTCCAGCGGGCTGCGGCCGAAGGACGGCACGGTGTAGCCCTCCACCTCGCCCGGCGCGCCCGTGGGCCGCCAGCGCACCGAGAAGCGGTCCGAGTCCACGCTGAGCGCGGAGAGCGCCGGGCTGTACGACGCATCCTCCGCCTGCTCCGGGTCGATGGTCGGCGGCACCCAGAGGAAGGCGTCGTCGTAGAGGAAGCGGCCCGTGATGCGGGTGATGCCCGCGGCCCTCAGGGCCTGCGCGAGCGCCGCGAGCCGCGCGTAGCTCAGCTGCGGGTCTCCACTGCCGCGCAGGTAGAGGTCCCCCTTCAGCACACCGCCCGCCACCGGCCCCCGGCGCAGCAGCGCCGTGGGGAAGGTGTGCGAGGGCCCCAGCACCTCCAGCGCCGCGAGCGCGGTGAACACCTTCGCAGTCGAGGCCGGCGCGTGCAGCGTGTCCGCGCCCTGCTGCGCCACGGCCTCGTGGGTGCGCGGGTCGTAGAGGAGGAAGGAGACGCGCTCGGGCGCGAAGCCGAAGCGCTGCAGCACCGCGGCGTCGCTCGGCGCGGGCGCGGGCGGCGCATAGGGACGCACCGCGGAGATCCGCCACGGCGGGGGCGCGGGCTTCGCGGGCGGCGGAGGCTTCGGCTTCGGCGCCTCGGCCTGGGGGGCCTCGGGCTTGGGCGCTTCGGGCTTCGGCGCTTCGGGCTTCGGGGCCTCCGTCTTCGGAGCCTCGGGCGTGGGGGGCGTGGGCCGGGGCGCCGACGTGCGGCAGCCCAGCACGAGCGCGAGGAGCACGGCCATCCATGACGCGTGACGCATGGGGTCGCTTGTATCGCGGGCGCGCGCCCCGTTGCAGCGGGTGCTTGGAGCCGCGCGGCGGAGAGGGGAGACTGGCGAACCTTTCCCTCGCCGGAGCCCCGCATGCGCGTGAAGACCCGAGCCCTCCTCCTCACCGGCGTGCTCAGCGCCACTCCCGCCGTGGCGCTCGCCGCGCGCCAGGCCACCTCGACCGCCGCCGCCGCGAAGCCGGCCTCCGCCGCCGCGCCGCCGCGCTTCGTGCTCGCGCACGTGGGCCCGGACGCCGTCACGCAGCTGTACGCGCCGGGCGCCGCGGACCTGAGCCCGCAGGAGAAGCAGGTGGCCTGGCACCTCACGCTCGCGGCGCACGCGGGCGAGGAGATTGCCTACGATCAGCTCGGCTGGCGCCTCGTCTCGGTGAAGCAACTGCTCGAGGGCGTGTACCTCTTCGGCCTCGAGGGAAAGCCCGGCAGCGCCGCCGCCGGAAGCTTCGACGCGAAGCTCACCGAGTACCTGCTGCGCTTCTACGGCCACACCGGCAACCACGACCAGGTGACGAGCCAGAAGTTCGTGCCCGCCTTCACCCCGGCGCAGCTCGAGGCCGCGGCGCTGCGGGCCTTTGCCGCGGGCGCCCCCTTCGGCGTCTCGGACGAGGCGGGGCTCAAGGCGTGGCTGAAGGAGCTGGGCCCCACGCTCTTCGACGCGAAGTTCGAGCCGCTGGTGACGAGCAAGGCGCCGCCCCCGGGGCAGGACCTGCTCACGGCCTCGGGCAACACGGCCTACGGGCGCGACGTGAAGCTCAAGGACCTGGAGGGCTTCCAGGAGAAGTACCCGCTCAACAGCCGCGTGGTGAAGGTGGAGGGCAAGCTGCAGGAGCGCGTCTTCCGCACCGGCACGCCGGACGGCAAGGTGGCGCCGGGCCTGTACGCGCAGGAGCTGGGCCGCGTGAACGCGCACCTCATGAACGCGGCGAAGAGCGCGCCGCCCGCGCAGGCCGAGGCCCTCAAGCGCCTGGTGCGCTACTTCCAGACGGGCGAGGCCGCGGACTGGGACGCGTACAACATCGCCTGGCTCAAGGCGGACCCGATGGTGGACGCGAACCTCGGCTTCATCGAGACCTACGTCGATGCGCGCGGGCAGAAGGGGCAGTGGGAGGCCCTGGTGAACTACCGCGACGTCGCGGAGAACCGGGTGATGCAGCTCATCGGCAGCCGCGCCCAGTACTTCGAGGACCGCATGCCCTGGCCGGAGAAGTACCGCCGCAAGGGCGTGGCGCTGCCGGTGGCCAAGGCCATCAACCTGGTGGACAGCTACCCGCAGCCGCCCGCGGGCATCAACCTGCCCAACGAGCAGCACATCCGCGAGAAGTACGGCAGCAAGAGCGTGCTGGTGGCCAACGTCATGGAGACGGCGAGCGCGGTGAAGCG
It encodes the following:
- a CDS encoding type II toxin-antitoxin system PemK/MazF family toxin; this translates as MSTNPVNRGDLCWIAPDDSRGPAPEYSHPHVVVQDDVFNHSRITTVVVCALTSNLHRMTEPGNVLLEPGEGGLAKQSVIVVSQISSVEKSRLGERIGSLSQERVDQILAGLRFQQASFFGR
- the dacB gene encoding D-alanyl-D-alanine carboxypeptidase/D-alanyl-D-alanine-endopeptidase, translating into MRHASWMAVLLALVLGCRTSAPRPTPPTPEAPKTEAPKPEAPKPEAPKPEAPQAEAPKPKPPPPAKPAPPPWRISAVRPYAPPAPAPSDAAVLQRFGFAPERVSFLLYDPRTHEAVAQQGADTLHAPASTAKVFTALAALEVLGPSHTFPTALLRRGPVAGGVLKGDLYLRGSGDPQLSYARLAALAQALRAAGITRITGRFLYDDAFLWVPPTIDPEQAEDASYSPALSALSVDSDRFSVRWRPTGAPGEVEGYTVPSFGRSPLDVYPGPDDGVGLHRAPAPEGWLLSQDLPPSGERRVPLRAPSAWAAVALRRFAAQAGVTLPEPAQGLVPAKGALPISTQRGPPLIDEAEATLLPSNNAMAELLLMSTARQLTGKAVPLPAAGEALAAWWRARVPQGNWEGFSLQNGSGLNAKSRATPRQLVQALEYARRHTRTYGRPFFTLLPVGGWSGTLAGRLTQPETAFNVWAKTGSMDYASGMVGHLFTPSGRELLFCILVSDLAQRDAQRARPVANLKEQEGREKAADAWMSQARALQDALLQRWALAY
- a CDS encoding peptidase yields the protein MKTRALLLTGVLSATPAVALAARQATSTAAAAKPASAAAPPRFVLAHVGPDAVTQLYAPGAADLSPQEKQVAWHLTLAAHAGEEIAYDQLGWRLVSVKQLLEGVYLFGLEGKPGSAAAGSFDAKLTEYLLRFYGHTGNHDQVTSQKFVPAFTPAQLEAAALRAFAAGAPFGVSDEAGLKAWLKELGPTLFDAKFEPLVTSKAPPPGQDLLTASGNTAYGRDVKLKDLEGFQEKYPLNSRVVKVEGKLQERVFRTGTPDGKVAPGLYAQELGRVNAHLMNAAKSAPPAQAEALKRLVRYFQTGEAADWDAYNIAWLKADPMVDANLGFIETYVDARGQKGQWEALVNYRDVAENRVMQLIGSRAQYFEDRMPWPEKYRRKGVALPVAKAINLVDSYPQPPAGINLPNEQHIREKYGSKSVLVANVMETASAVKRLPLALEFSLTPEERKLAEKYSVTARKWLVAFHEVLGHASGQVDPKLQGASPSKFLKEYDNTLEEARADLVALYHAFDPALTELSPDAEAVARQMYRDFLVEGLTALERVKVGDAFEEDHQRGHHMTVSYLMQQGSVAQVKQGGRSYWVVKDFAKMREGVGELLGKLMVIKATGDYAGIRDLVQKYGVKFDPKLRDEVAARVKKAKVPTVLFMSSPRLQPVLGAEGAVVDLKVTHGQPFIEQHLERSLLGRLPPTDATRIAANLESSPAALRQAFRDLGWRPPKPVK